In Vicia villosa cultivar HV-30 ecotype Madison, WI linkage group LG7, Vvil1.0, whole genome shotgun sequence, the DNA window CAATTTCAtattaattaaatgataattCACGTACAATATAATTCCATAACAGAGTTGCTAAAATTTACTTATATTTAAATTTACAAAGCATAATAAAATTCTAGTTTAAATTCGAGGGCCAGGTGGAGTTTCTCGTCCATACAATAAAGTATCTACTCTTTCAAAACTGTCATTTTCTGCAATTAAAGAAAAACAAGTAGACAAAAAACAGCACAGCTTCATCTTAGGCCCTTCCATCTTTACTAGTTTTAAAGATAAGGTTGATTAATACACACTAGCTACCATTCCAACTACCATGTGAAGGTTCCGTCTTGATTCCTCCTTCCTTCCACTATATATAGACCACACTTTCTTACTATTTTTCTCATCCTTCACTACTAAATATCACATTTCAATTGATCTTAAGTTGAGTACAATGGATTCCAAAAGAGCAATCCTCGTCCTTGGCCTATTGGCCATGGTTCTTCTCATTTCATCAGAAGTATCAGCCAGAGACTTAACCGAGACTTCCACTAATACCGAAGAGGGTGAGCTAGCTAtacattatttttcttaatttgagcttaaaatataattttttcagAGCACAATATATATGAACACACGGTTGTATTTGCAGTAAATGATGCCAAATATGGTGGTGGACACTATCATGGTGGTGGTAGTCACTATGGTGGTGGTGGACATGGTGGACACCATGGTGGTGGTGGACATGGGGGACATGGTGGTGCTTCCGGCAATGGTAACTGATTATATCACATTCTTAATAAGtaataaatttaaagaataaataatGTTGGATGTTGAACAAAAGAGTTATAGATACACATCATTTCTTTTTTGTCTTGCCAATATATGTATATAAACAGTACACGGTTGTATTTGCAGAGGTTGTTGAAACAAATGATGTAAATGATGCCAAATATGGACACTATGGTGGTGGCGGTAGTCACTATGGTGGTGGCGGTAGTCACTATGGTGGAGGTGGTAGTCACTACGGTGGTGGTGGTAGTCACTATGGTGGTGGTGGACATGGTGGACACTATGGTGGTGGTGGAGGACATGGTGGACATGGTGGTGCTTCCGACAATGGAAACTGATGATACAATCATACATGATGCACATTCAAAGTAATAAGTTTCATGAGAATGAATAATGTTTTGTGTTAAATAAAATCTTTTGTGGTTATGTATTATCTATGTATATGTTCGAATCAATATGGTGAATGTGTTATCATTTGTAATATATCAAATATCATCGTTGTTTCTACTTTGTCTCCTTTGTCTCCAATCAATTGGCCGAATAATAGACAGAACATGCCATGAATAGTTCATAATCGTACAATCTTTTAGGAAAGAAAAGGCATGTACAAGTCATAAACATAATCAAGAAAATGAACGTCACCATTTTAAGTGCATCTTCTCTAACATGGAcataaataagaagaaaaaaatatcatCCGACCCTCCAACGGAACattaaatttacaaaaaaaaaaatttgatgaaATAAATTCTTCAAGAAAAATATGGGCATATTCAATATAACTAATGAAAAAATTACACAAttaaaaatttttaattttcaaatttaacagaaaaataaatagtatttaatttatcAAAAATAATTAACACTTACTTTAAGAAGTTTCACCTATATTTAAGGTAAcaatagataaaaaaaaaagttaacatTGAAAGGATGATAATGAATATTGATTTGAAATCACATGGCATTTGGCACAAATCTTGCCTAAATACTTGTCAATAGAAGTATGATATGAATATTGATTTGAAATCAAAAAACAAAATTCATTAATaagatatataaattattattattgttagattatatcattattattattattattattattatctttataatttaataaaatatttatttctaaATTGTGTTCAGTTTTACGTCTATATTGGCATCTATTTTATgtcttaataaatatttatatttcaattaacaatatatttaattttttaaactatttaaatactaaaatatttaattgtatattAACTTAGAGAATATGTACTTATTTAcctagcataaaaaataaaaaattaatttgaaattttagataaaataaaaatttaacccAAAATTTCATGCTAACAATATAAAAACAGCATAAAACTTTTAATTAACATGCATATTTTTCATTATCAATATAAAATTTTTACTCAAACATGCGAtgtaaataactaaaatataaaCATAAGATTTTTACACTAAAATGTATTTTGTTTCATTCATAAAACACATACATACAAATTTTTTATtaccaattaaaaaaaatctaaaacaacCCATGTCCAATTacataaatgaaaaaatattgtaaaatatGTACCTGTAATGAAAACCGTGAAGAAACTTAAGTTGAGAcctaaaataaatttgaaaaatgaagagaaaaggagaaagtgggagctattgaagagtaattcaatattcagaagatgagtatcaaaagttctgatgtgggctgatcttctgatggttactcagaagatagtgttgaccagaagttctaccttcCGGGTCCTGATAGTTTAGCatttagttagtaagggtactttagtattttgtagtattgtactgtttgtactttaaacttgttcactaagtttagtctgttagggtTTAGGTGgcaattttttcttttgtataaatagccttgtagtagctatcatttattatcaacgcaagtagaatatacaatattattctctcattaatctttgcgccgttattccttttgtttattctctttgtcaccatcattattcattgtgcaccaacaattggtatctagagctccggttccaaacacaaagaaacacgagtgaacgtgagtttgtgtgactgtgtgattgattttgtttcagggaaacaaagttgtaattgaatcacatttttcttggttgtttgtgggttgggaaacactgtgtgagtgtgagtgaaatttgtttttgtctgcacaagtttaaagatgagtggaagcaatttgaataccaaacttccagttcttgatggtaaaaactggaatagatggatgattcaaatgcgtgtattatttggtgctcaagatgttctagatcttgtcactggaggatatgttccggttgcagcggatgcaacggaagaacaaagagaagcgcagagagagacgaagaagagaaataaaaaggcgttgttcttcatccatcagtgtgtggatgtgaatgtgtttgagaagattgctgattctatgacgtcaaaggaggcgtgggatatactggtcaggtgttacggtggtgatgtatcagtgaagaaggtgaagcttcaatccctgagaaagcaatatgagaatctcaacatgaagaacaatgagaaagtctctgagtatatctctagagtgattttgatcactaatgagatgaaggcttatggagaaaccctttctgaacaagtaatcatagagaagatattgaggtcacttactcctcaatttgattatattgttgtatctattgaatATTCTAaaatctggaaaccatgagaatagaagagttgcaaagcagtttagaagcacaagagttgcgtctgactgagagaacttctgagagagaagttgagcaagctcttaaggcttcttttgtcaagaaggaccagaagcatagacgtggtgatagattccagaaggaagcctcaacttctgatgagaagagatatcagaagggaaaggataagaagaaagttcaatgttactgttgcaaacaatttggccattttgctagagactgtttggcaaacaaaggaatgagatcag includes these proteins:
- the LOC131621065 gene encoding cold and drought-regulated protein CORA-like gives rise to the protein MDSKRAILVLGLLAMVLLISSEVSARDLTETSTNTEEVNDAKYGGGHYHGGGSHYGGGGHGGHHGGGGHGGHGGASGNEVVETNDVNDAKYGHYGGGGSHYGGGGSHYGGGGSHYGGGGSHYGGGGHGGHYGGGGGHGGHGGASDNGN